Proteins encoded together in one Solanum lycopersicum chromosome 7, SLM_r2.1 window:
- the LOC104648548 gene encoding pectinesterase QRT1, translating to MMNLSDFSTLFVIFFLICGDQYSCYIITWDDMKVDLNKNEFIRSRSSSSSSSSLKRVIVVDQNGKGDSISVQGAVDKVPSNNLQRVIIYIHPGTYREKVHIPASKPFISLVGDQNQTTRTIISGHDKASDTDQYGSILGTSRTATLTVESDYFCATGITIENTIIPDPKGVGMQGVALRLNGDRSVLYRVRILGSQDTLLDDAGSHYFYQCYIQGSVDFICGNARSLYKNCTLHSIAKGYGAIAAQHRDTEDQDTGFSFVNCKIKGSGRVFLGRAWGEYSRIIYSKCDFDPIIDPKGWTDWNQPSRRQHTVFGEYQCRGSGANRAGRVTWSKTLNQSEAEPFLDVKFIEGQQWLRL from the exons atgatgaatttaagtgattttagcactttatttgtgatttttttcttgatttgtggTGATCAATATTCTTGTTACATTATAACATGGGATGATATGAAGGtagatttaaataaaaatgaatttatacgATCGcgttcttcatcttcatcttcatcttcgtTAAAAAGAGTTATAGTTGTTGATCAAAATGGTAAAGGAGATTCAATTAGTGTTCAAGGTGCAGTTGATAAAGTTCCTTCAAATAATTTACAAAGAGTTATTATTTACATTCATCCTGGAACCTacag agaAAAGGTACATATACCAGCATCAAAGCCATTCATATCATTAGTTGGTGATCAAAATCAAACAACTAGAACCATTATTTCTGGTCATGATAAAGCCTCTGATACTGACCAATATGGTTCTATTTTAGGCACTTCTAGAACTGCCACACTCACTGTTGAGTCTGATTACTTTTGTGCAACTGGCATTACTATCGAG AACACAATAATTCCAGATCCTAAAGGTGTTGGAATGCAAGGAGTGGCATTGAGATTAAATGGTGATAGATCAGTTTTGTATAGAGTTAGAATATTGGGATCACAAGATACACTTTTAGATGATGCTGGATCACATTATTTTTACCAATGTTATATTCAAGGATCTGTTGATTTCATTTGTGGAAATGCTAGGTCACTTTATAAG AATTGTACTCTACATTCAATAGCCAAAGGGTATGGAGCAATTGCAGCACAACACAGAGATACAGAAGATCAAGATACTGGTTTCTCTTTTGTTAATTGTAAAATCAAAGGAAGTGGCAGAGTCTTTTTGGGCAGAGCATGGGGAGAATATTCAAGGATTATATATTCCAAATGTGATTTTGATCCTATTATTGATCCAAAAGGTTGGACTGACTGGAATCAACCATCTAGGCGCCA GCATACAGTGTTTGGAGAATATCAGTGCAGGGGCAGTGGAGCAAATAGAGCAGGTAGAGTGACATGGTCCAAGACTCTCAATCAATCTGAAGCAGAACCTTTTTTGGATGTGAAGTTCATAGAAGGACAACAATGGCTCAGACTCTGA
- the LOC101252099 gene encoding uncharacterized protein, whose protein sequence is MGSSNDHCFVEWKEQFVSKERGHRVVHYFLKDISGEFILAVVGTERSVRHMFYVVSEEFLKAYAGEDSVYAGFRWRSRREVVNWLTSMLSKQHLQSDFSKSPKDDPMSPLFSVQSTDMTSNKVSITRNLRVHSSDIVWSGEPWICSKQLKHYPTFSRNGITIAVHAFVFVMAEKENQYLAYLEDMYEDRKGQKKVKVRWFHFNREVRGVVSLRNPHPREVFITPYAQVISAECIDGPAIVLTREHYEKCVAVFPNDLLTRVHFCFRQFKGNRVKPFELGKLRGYLDQSIFSCFSPDFFEDEEFSAKDDVKVGAKRPRKKYKEHQMTAYEESYKKFKNGFLSRKFYSNKHVGSELWYAPKLVVNEKIECLSQDSGIRGCWFRCTIVEISRRQMKIKYDDIKDEDGCGNLEEWIPTFRLAKPDKLGMRNSNRPTIRPSRSCDLEDLAFDVGAPIDAWWSDGWWEGIIVDADKSEKETYRVYVPGERMFLNIDRKNLRISRDWVGDRWVDIETNRDILSMISLIQETKISVSSSINSERQRASTMDHKIHASSVDEEAARGSTEARSVDHHSKHSIGVNNEKQEDDITEKRLTDNSSRDIDLIKDEKHATENKSDENDCNNSSSSGSDKHDLDCQLSDDNDSYNTDIDKDSNVEKSSEPEIDGGKCETEVMDIVA, encoded by the exons ATGGGTAGTAGCAATGACCATTGTTTTGTGGAATGGAAGGAACAATTTGTTTCTAAGGAGAGGGGACATCGCGTGGTTCATTATTTCTTGAAGGATATTTCAGGGGAATTTATTCTTGCTGTTGTGGGAACTGAGAGGAGTGTTAGGCATATGTTTTATGTCGTCTCCGAAGAGTTCTTGAAAGCTTATGCAGGTGAGGACTCTGTCTATGCTGGCTTCAGATGGAGGTCAAGGAGAGAAGTGGTGAATTGGCTCACATCTATGCTATCAAaacaacacttacaaagtgaTTTTTCAA AATCACCGAAAGATGACCCTATGTCTCCATTATTCAGTGTCCAATCAACAGATATGACAAGTAACAAG GTTTCCATCACAAGAAACTTGAGAGTTCATTCTTCCGACATAGTTTGGTCAGGTGAACCATGGATATGTAGTAAACAGCTCAAACACTACCCAACATTTTCCCGGAATGGGATTACAATTGCT GTACATGCATTCGTCTTTGTCATGGCTGAAAAGGAAAATCAGTACCTTGCATATCTTGAAGATATGTATGAGGACCGGAAGGGCCAGAAAAAAGTCAAAGTGAGATGGTTTCACTTTAATAGGGAAGTGAGAGGGGTTGTCTCTTTAAGAAATCCTCATCCTAGAGAAGTTTTCATCACTCCTTATGCTCAGGTCATTAGTGCAGAGTGTATTGATGGTCCGGCCATTGTCTTAACTCGGGAACATTATGAGAAATGTGTAGCTGTTTTCCCAAATGACTTGCTAACAAGAGTACATTTTTGCTTCAGACAATTCAAGGGCAACAGAGTAAAACCTTTTGAATTAGGTAAATTGCGCGGTTACCTTGATCaatcaattttctcatgtttcaGTCCAGATTTCTTTGAAGACGAAGAATTTAGTGCCAAGGATGATGTAAAAGTTGGAGCTAAAAGGCCAAGAAAGAAGTATAAGGAGCATCAGATGACAGCATATGAAGAGTCTTACAAGAAGTTCAAAAATGGTTTTTTAAGCAGGAAATTTTACTCCAATAAGCATGTTGGAAGTGAGCTCTGGTATGCTCCTAAGTTAGTGGTTAACGAGAAGATAGAATGTCTGAGCCAAGATAGTGGGATCCGTGGCTGCTGGTTCAGATGCACTATTGTGGAAATATCCCGGAGACAGATGAAgataaagtatgatgatattaaGGATGAAGATGGATGTGGAAACCTTGAG gAATGGATCCCTACATTTAGACTAGCCAAGCCTGATAAACTTGGAATGAGAAACTCTAACCGTCCAACAATCAGGCCTTCCCGCTCTTGTGACCTGGAAGATCTTGCCTTTGATGTGGGAGCACCTATTGATGCCTGGTGGAGTGATGGTTGGTGGGAAGGAATAATTGTCGACGCAGACAAATCAGAAAAGGAAACCTATAGAGTTTATGTTCCTG GTGAGAGGATGTTCTTGAATATAGATAGGAAGAATCTAAGAATCTCAAGGGATTGGGTGGGAGATCGATGGGTAGATATCGAGACAAACAGAGACATTCTTTCAATGATATCTTTGATCCAAGAAACCAAGATTTCTGTATCATCAAGTATTAATTCAGAGCGCCAGCGAGCTAGTACTATGGATCATAAAATTCACGCGAGTAGTGTGGATGAAGAAGCTGCTCGTGGTTCTACAGAAGCAAGATCAGTTGATCACCATTCAAAACATTCAATCGGTGTCAATAATGAGAAGCAAGAAGATGACATTACAGAAAAGCGACTAACTGATAACTCCTCTAGAGATATAGACTTGATTAAGGATGAGAAGCACGCAACTGAAAACAAATCCGATGAGAATGATTGTAATAACAGCAGCAGCAGTGGCAGCGACAAGCATGACTTAGACTGCCAACTTAGCGATGATAATGATTCTTACAACACGGATATTGACAAGGACAGCAATGTGGAAAAATCATCAGAACCTGAGATTGATGGGGGGAAATGCGAGACAGAAGTAATGGATATAGTGGCGTGA
- the LOC100037509 gene encoding zinc transporter-like precursor has protein sequence MARLHLFLVLFLLLIISAAAHGGAHGGDHDGDADSDSDLSEQSDKPHLRSRPLVLVKIWCLIIVFFATFIGGVSPYFMKWNEGFLVLGTQFAGGVFLGTALMHFLSDANETFGELTSKEYPFAYMLACAGYLMTMLADSVICFVYAKQNNNNNDVQLQDTENGKSNGAVAQGQSQVSDGRENDYSKAPLATASSLGDSILLIVALCFHSVFEGIAIGVADSQADAWRALWTVSLHKIFAAIAMGIALLRMIPNRPLLSCAAYAFAFAISSPIGVAIGIIIDATTQGVVADWIFAISMGLACGVFIFVSINHLLSKGYKPQKMVKIDKPHFKFLAVLLGVGIIAVVMIWDT, from the exons ATGGCACGTTTACACttgtttcttgttctttttcttcttctcattaTCTCCGCCGCCGCACACGGCGGAGCACACGGCGGGGATCATGACGGAGATGCTGACTCAGATTCCGACTTATCTGAACAATCTGACAAACCCCATTTGAGATCTCGGCCATTGGTTTTAGTGAAGATATGGTGTTTGATAATAGTCTTCTTTGCGACTTTTATTGGTGGGGTTTCACCTTATTTCATGAAATGGAATGAGGGGTTTTTGGTTCTTGGAACACAATTTGCTGGTGGGGTTTTCTTGGGAACTGCGCTTATGCATTTTTTAAGTGATGCTAATGAGACTTTTGGGGAATTGACAAGTAAAGAATACCCTTTTGCTTATATGTTGGCATGTGCTGGTTATTTGATGACTATGTTAGCTGATTCTGTTATCTGTTTTGTTTATGCTAAgcagaacaacaacaacaatgatgTGCAGCTCCAAG ATACTGAAAATGGAAAAAGCAATGGAGCAGTCGCACAGGGGCAGTCACAG GTCTCTGATGGCAGAGAAAATGACTATTCAAAAGCACCTCTTGCAACAGCTTCTTCACTTGGTGATAGCATCTTATTGATCGTTGCACTATGTTTCCATTCCGTCTTTGAGGGAATAGCCATTGGTGTTGCAGATTCACAAGCCGATGCTTGGAGAGCTCTTTGGACTGTAAGTTTACACAAGATATTTGCTGCTATTGCAATGGGAATAGCTCTACTTAGGATGATCCCAAATCGCCCTTTACTATCATGCGCGGCCTATGCTTTTGCCTTTGCCATCTCTAGTCCAATTGGCGTTGCCATCGGAATCATAATCGATGCCACAACTCAAGGGGTTGTTGCAGACTGGATCTTTGCAATATCAATGGGATTGGCTTGTGgggtttttatatttgtatccATTAATCATTTGCTTTCTAAGGGATACAAGCCTCAAAAAATGGTCAAGATTGACAAGCCTCATTTCAAGTTTTTGGCTGTTTTGTTAGGTGTTGGGATAATTGCTGTGGTGATGATATGGGACACTTGA
- the LOC101258769 gene encoding mitochondrial import inner membrane translocase subunit TIM50: MYALARSRFRILRTNRRFLSTVLLQDQHLPPPPLPEPSSAAAAGAENKSWNFLKYSLVAALTGGAATAGYATYAYSLNEVEERTKALRTSANYTVGDSASGLDKFQALLYSSAMTVKILASDICSMSILLSIVGFKAVYPV; encoded by the exons ATGTACGCCTTAGCTCGATCACGATTCCGAATTTTGAGAACTAATCGGCGTTTTTTATCCACCGTTCTTCTCCAAGACCAACATCTTCCTCCGCCTCCTCTCCCTGAACCTTCTTCCGCCGCCGCCGCCGGAGCTGAGAACAAGTCATGGAATTTTCTCAAGTACAGCCTTGTTGCTGCCCTCACCGGCGGTGCGGCTACTGCTGGTTATGCTACCTACG CATATTCATTGAACGAAGTTGAGGAGAGGACCAAGGCTTTGCGTACATCTGCAAACTATACTGTTGGTGATAGTGCATCTGGTTTGGAT AAATTTCAAGCTTTGTTATACTCCTCTGCAATGACAG TTAAAATTTTGGCCAGTGATATTTGCAGTATGTCAATCCTATTGTCGATAGTTGGATTCAAAGCAGTGTATCCGGTATAG